One region of Pogona vitticeps strain Pit_001003342236 chromosome 1, PviZW2.1, whole genome shotgun sequence genomic DNA includes:
- the TMEM86A gene encoding lysoplasmalogenase TMEM86A, translating into MVSPVTVVKSEGPKLVPFFKATCVYFVLWLPTSSPCWFSALIKCLPIFCLWVFLLAHGINFLMAHRSACRIFAGLIFSSIGDAFLIWQEQGYFVHGLLMFAVTHIMYSSAFGMKPLDLKAGLVMALMSSFCYTFLYCYLSGPFTYLVAVYVALIGFMGWRAMAGMQLCNDLWTWTKLSACIGSVLFMVSDLTIALNKFCFPVPYSRVIIMATYYAAQMLIALSAVESRDDEVFRKQK; encoded by the exons GTGAAGAGCGAAGGACCTAAACTTGTGCCCTTTTTCAAAGCCACTTGTGTCTACTTTGTCCTCTGGCTGCCAACCTCCAGCCCATGTTGGTTCAGTGCCCTCATCAAGTGTCTGCCTATCTTCTGTTTATGGGTGTTCCTGTTGGCCCATGGGATCAATTTCCTGATGGCCCATCGCAGCGCCTGCCGGATCTTTGCTGGCTTGATATTCTCGTCTATAGGAGATGCTTTTCTCATCTGGCAAGAACAAGGTTACTTTGTTCACG GTTTGTTGATGTTTGCCGTCACACACATAATGTATTCCTCTGCATTTGGGATGAAGCCTTTAGACCTGAAAGCAGGCCTGGTGATGGCCCTGATGTCCAGTTTCTGCTACACCTTCCTGTACTGCTACCTCTCAGGCCCATTTACCTACTTAGTAGCTGTTTACGTAGCCTTGATTGGCTTCATGGGCTGGCGGGCTATGGCTGGCATGCAGCTGTGCAATGACCTTTGGACTTGGACCAAGCTCTCGGCGTGCATTGGCTCTGTGCTCTTCATGGTGTCCGATCTGACCATTGCTCTCAACAAGTTCTGCTTCCCTGTGCCCTACTCGAGGGTCATCATCATGGCCACGTACTATGCCGCTCAGATGCTCATTGCACTTTCTGCTGTGGAGAGCAGGGATGACGAGGTCTTCAGGAAGCAGAAATAG